The Spirochaetaceae bacterium genome includes a region encoding these proteins:
- the cmk gene encoding (d)CMP kinase, translated as MIVAIDGPAGSGKSVIAQLIAQKLGFTLLNSGYFYRALTYFALLQHIDKDNEAELVTLANSLNFNLEGGFKVNNSDITSKLHSDEVSNLVAVISAHPAVRECLNQKMRHLSGNNLVCEGRDITTVLFPQAEVKIYLDAGVKIRAKRRFEQKTSAMTLDEIEKTIHYRDEIDKNKKVGALKQADDALYIDTSNLTIEEVCSIIIKAVGAER; from the coding sequence ATGATTGTAGCCATAGACGGACCGGCCGGCAGCGGCAAAAGTGTTATTGCCCAGCTAATAGCCCAAAAGTTAGGGTTTACTTTACTTAACTCGGGTTATTTTTATCGGGCCTTAACTTACTTTGCTTTATTGCAGCATATCGATAAAGATAACGAGGCCGAGTTAGTAACTTTAGCCAACAGCTTAAACTTTAATTTAGAGGGCGGCTTTAAAGTAAACAACAGCGATATAACCTCTAAACTACATAGCGACGAAGTAAGTAACTTAGTAGCGGTAATTTCGGCTCACCCGGCGGTGCGTGAGTGTTTAAACCAAAAAATGCGTCATCTTTCCGGTAACAACTTAGTTTGTGAGGGGCGTGATATAACCACCGTGCTTTTTCCGCAGGCCGAAGTAAAAATTTACCTTGATGCCGGCGTAAAAATTAGGGCAAAACGCCGTTTTGAGCAAAAAACTAGTGCGATGACGCTTGACGAAATTGAAAAAACTATCCATTATAGAGACGAGATTGATAAGAATAAAAAAGTAGGGGCACTAAAACAAGCTGATGATGCCCTTTACATAGATACTTCAAATTTAACTATCGAAGAAGTTTGCAGTATAATTATAAAGGCAGTAGGAGCGGAGAGATGA